A single Actinomadura algeriensis DNA region contains:
- a CDS encoding TIGR03854 family LLM class F420-dependent oxidoreductase: protein MKIRIGVGDVPERGATDDPGLAGLAADLESRGIDSLWLSDLVSAPGSVDPLVGMAYAAGRTERLKLGTGVLVLPGRNPAIVAAQLAGLAALAPRRVLPVFGVRPARRGDRPAFPVAGARAEVFEEALQVVRALLTSPSVTHHGRFFAFEDASVAPLPAKPLDLWLGGRIPAAMDRVGRLGDGWLGSTITPADAETGRAQILAAADRAGRTIDEDHYGTYLTIVHDDADERTVDALLARLRADRPDVADPRDLVCWGWDGARAHLRRFIDVGLSKFVVRPAGRVTSRPAWLDAFAAELLPLENR from the coding sequence GTGAAGATCCGCATCGGTGTGGGGGACGTGCCCGAACGCGGCGCGACGGACGATCCGGGCCTGGCCGGGCTCGCGGCCGACCTGGAGTCGCGCGGGATCGACTCCCTGTGGCTGTCGGACCTGGTGTCCGCGCCCGGCTCGGTCGACCCGCTGGTCGGCATGGCCTACGCGGCGGGCCGCACCGAACGGCTGAAGCTCGGCACCGGCGTGCTGGTGCTTCCCGGACGCAACCCGGCGATCGTCGCCGCGCAGCTCGCCGGGCTCGCGGCGCTCGCACCCCGGCGCGTCCTGCCCGTCTTCGGCGTCCGTCCCGCCCGGCGCGGCGACCGTCCCGCCTTCCCCGTGGCCGGCGCCCGCGCGGAGGTGTTCGAGGAGGCCCTGCAGGTCGTGCGGGCGCTGCTCACCAGCCCGTCCGTCACCCACCACGGGCGGTTCTTCGCCTTCGAGGACGCCTCGGTCGCGCCGCTGCCCGCCAAGCCCCTCGACCTGTGGCTGGGCGGCCGCATCCCCGCCGCCATGGACCGGGTCGGACGGCTCGGCGACGGCTGGCTCGGCAGCACGATCACCCCCGCCGACGCCGAGACCGGCCGCGCCCAGATCCTGGCCGCCGCCGACCGCGCGGGCCGGACGATCGACGAGGACCACTACGGCACCTACCTCACGATCGTCCACGACGACGCCGACGAGCGCACCGTGGACGCGCTGCTGGCCCGGCTCCGCGCGGACCGTCCGGACGTCGCCGACCCGCGCGACCTCGTGTGCTGGGGCTGGGACGGCGCCCGCGCCCACCTCCGGCGCTTCATCGACGTCGGGCTGTCGAAGTTCGTCGTCCGTCCGGCGGGCCGGGTGACGTCCCGTCCGGCCTGGCTCGACGCGTTCGCCGCCGAGTTGCTCCCCCTCGAGAACCGCTGA
- a CDS encoding VOC family protein — translation MTALDHLVYAAPDLAAAVERVAERTGVRPAEGGPHVGLGTRNHLLGLGGRSYLEIVGPDPDQPEPAAPRPFGVDDLAAPALVGWAVATADIDAAVTRARDAGVELDDAREMSRRRPDGTLLTWRLTPPLPGVRPFLIDWGTADHPADALPVVPLRSFVIAHPAPAALRAELAALGVAPDVRRGERAGLTARLDGLELGPP, via the coding sequence ATGACCGCCCTCGACCACCTCGTGTACGCGGCGCCGGACCTCGCGGCCGCGGTGGAGCGGGTCGCCGAGCGGACGGGCGTGCGTCCGGCCGAGGGCGGGCCGCACGTCGGCCTCGGCACCCGCAACCACCTGCTCGGGCTCGGCGGCCGGAGCTACCTGGAGATCGTCGGACCGGACCCCGACCAGCCCGAACCCGCCGCACCTCGCCCGTTCGGCGTCGACGACCTGGCCGCGCCCGCGCTCGTCGGCTGGGCCGTCGCGACCGCCGACATCGACGCGGCCGTCACCCGGGCCCGCGACGCGGGGGTCGAACTGGACGACGCGCGGGAGATGTCGCGGCGGCGTCCGGACGGCACGCTCCTGACCTGGCGGCTCACCCCGCCACTGCCCGGCGTCCGGCCGTTCCTCATCGACTGGGGAACGGCCGACCATCCGGCGGACGCGCTGCCGGTCGTCCCGCTCCGCTCGTTCGTCATCGCCCACCCGGCCCCCGCCGCGCTGCGCGCCGAACTGGCCGCGCTCGGCGTCGCACCGGACGTCCGGCGGGGCGAACGCGCGGGCCTGACCGCGCGGCTGGACGGACTCGAACTCGGCCCGCCTTGA
- a CDS encoding TetR/AcrR family transcriptional regulator gives MTSSPARNRRADARRSRAAILDAAVRVLNARPDAGMGAVATAAGVTRQTVYAHFPTRERLLSGVLDHLTAATVAEMDAADLDTGPAAEALLRLLDAGARTAGRHPVLMRALAALPADPDGDAERHTEVADRLRRVVRRGRRTGEFDDRLPVDWLVAVIITLSHTASEERDAGRLSAAEADEALRTTLLRLLGADGS, from the coding sequence ATGACGTCGTCCCCGGCCCGCAACCGCCGTGCCGACGCCCGGCGCAGCAGGGCGGCCATCCTGGATGCGGCCGTCCGGGTCCTGAACGCCCGGCCCGACGCGGGCATGGGGGCCGTCGCCACCGCCGCGGGCGTCACCCGCCAGACCGTCTACGCCCATTTCCCCACGCGGGAGCGGTTGCTGTCGGGGGTCCTCGACCACCTCACCGCGGCGACCGTCGCGGAGATGGACGCCGCCGACCTCGACACCGGGCCGGCCGCCGAGGCGCTGCTGCGGCTGCTCGACGCGGGCGCCCGGACGGCCGGACGGCACCCGGTCCTCATGCGGGCGCTCGCCGCGCTGCCCGCCGACCCCGACGGGGACGCGGAACGCCACACCGAGGTCGCCGACCGGCTCCGGCGCGTCGTCCGGCGCGGCAGGCGCACCGGGGAGTTCGACGACCGGCTCCCGGTCGACTGGCTCGTCGCGGTCATCATCACGCTCAGCCACACCGCGAGCGAGGAGCGGGACGCCGGGCGGCTGTCGGCCGCCGAGGCGGACGAGGCGCTCCGCACCACGCTGCTGCGCCTGCTCGGCGCGGACGGCTCGTAG
- a CDS encoding nitroreductase family protein yields MNEYTTAALRSVRATRWFTGEDVGDGTLREILETARWTGSARNRQPWRFHTVRSPETRARLSECGGYALHLRSAPVVVLLALDRTGADAEFDGGRVAQNIVLAAHLLGLGSCPVTFFPDDNVERATAIAGFEAPWRVRTGIALGRPAPRPSGTSAIPTGRHDLDALWTSD; encoded by the coding sequence GTGAACGAGTACACGACGGCAGCCCTCCGTTCCGTGCGGGCGACGCGGTGGTTCACCGGCGAGGACGTCGGCGACGGGACGCTGCGGGAGATCCTCGAGACCGCGCGCTGGACGGGGTCGGCGCGCAACAGGCAACCGTGGCGTTTCCACACGGTCCGGTCGCCGGAGACCCGCGCGCGGCTCAGCGAGTGCGGCGGCTACGCGCTGCACCTGCGCTCGGCGCCCGTCGTCGTCCTGCTGGCGCTCGACCGGACCGGCGCGGACGCCGAGTTCGACGGCGGCCGCGTCGCGCAGAACATCGTGCTCGCGGCCCATCTGCTCGGCCTCGGGTCGTGCCCGGTGACGTTCTTCCCGGACGACAACGTCGAGCGGGCCACCGCGATCGCCGGCTTCGAGGCGCCCTGGCGCGTCCGGACGGGCATCGCGCTCGGCCGTCCGGCGCCGCGACCGTCCGGCACTTCGGCGATCCCGACCGGCCGCCACGACCTCGACGCGCTGTGGACGTCCGACTGA
- a CDS encoding isochorismatase family protein, with amino-acid sequence MTEDVQDRYARAGFGGTVRRGRRPALVVVDLQKGFTDPSVPVGAAMPDEIAAAGRLVRAFHAAAAPVVFTTIAFPAHAPSAWLDKAPGLGVLRQGSELVEIDPRLPRRAEDPVVTKTGASAFFGTDLAGLLRAYGADTVVVCGATTSGCVRATAVDAVQYGFPVLVVADAVADRVRSSHEATLVDVQAKYADVVPLQQALDYVEGL; translated from the coding sequence ATGACCGAGGACGTGCAGGACCGGTACGCCCGTGCCGGGTTCGGCGGGACGGTCCGGCGCGGGCGCCGCCCGGCGCTCGTGGTCGTGGACCTGCAGAAGGGCTTCACCGACCCGTCCGTCCCCGTGGGCGCCGCAATGCCGGACGAGATCGCGGCGGCCGGACGGCTCGTGCGGGCCTTCCACGCGGCCGCGGCGCCCGTCGTCTTCACGACCATCGCGTTCCCCGCGCACGCGCCGAGCGCGTGGCTGGACAAGGCGCCCGGCCTGGGCGTCCTGCGGCAGGGGAGCGAGCTGGTCGAGATCGATCCGCGGCTGCCGCGCCGCGCGGAGGACCCCGTGGTGACGAAGACGGGCGCGAGCGCGTTCTTCGGTACCGACCTCGCCGGGCTGCTGCGCGCGTACGGCGCCGACACCGTCGTCGTGTGCGGCGCGACGACCAGCGGGTGCGTGCGCGCGACGGCCGTCGACGCCGTCCAGTACGGGTTCCCGGTGCTGGTGGTCGCGGACGCCGTCGCCGACCGCGTCCGCTCCTCGCACGAGGCGACGCTCGTCGACGTCCAGGCCAAGTACGCGGACGTGGTGCCGCTGCAGCAGGCGCTCGACTATGTGGAGGGGCTTTGA
- a CDS encoding carotenoid oxygenase family protein: MSNPYLEGLLAPVTEEVTAHDVPVTGRVPSELNGRYLRIGPNPLGLEDPESYHLFTGDGMVHGVRLRDGRAEWYRNRWVRSRRVAAKLGEEWPEGPVFDDFDFAPNTNVIGHGGRTFALMEAGFRPYELSRDLGTLGPCDFGGTLKGGYTAHAKKDPATGELHAVAYYFGWEHLEYTVLSASGLVTRSVEIPVADGPMVHDLALTQKYVIVYDLPVTFSMEMAMSGAALPYAWNDVHPARIGLLPRSGDATDVRWIDIEPCWVFHTMNAYDDGDRIVLDLVKFPSFLRDGRLEGNPPPVLDRWTIDPAAGTVARQTLDDRPQEFPRVDERLTSLPHRYGYTVASQAVGDDLVGEALLKYDYRTGRTDTRLFPAGSAVGEAVFVPAAPGSGEDDGYLMTLAHDAERAATDLVVLSAQDFTGAPVAVVHLPVRVPSGFHGNWLPDDD; the protein is encoded by the coding sequence ATGTCCAATCCGTACCTGGAAGGTCTTCTCGCCCCCGTCACCGAGGAGGTCACCGCGCACGATGTGCCCGTCACCGGCCGCGTCCCGTCCGAGCTGAACGGCCGCTACCTGCGGATCGGCCCGAACCCCCTCGGGCTGGAGGACCCGGAGTCGTACCACCTGTTCACCGGGGACGGCATGGTCCACGGCGTGCGGCTGCGCGACGGCCGCGCCGAGTGGTACCGCAACCGCTGGGTGCGGTCGCGGCGGGTCGCCGCGAAGCTCGGCGAGGAATGGCCCGAAGGGCCGGTCTTCGACGACTTCGACTTCGCCCCGAACACCAACGTGATCGGCCACGGCGGCCGGACGTTCGCGCTGATGGAGGCCGGGTTCAGGCCGTACGAGCTGAGCCGCGACCTCGGGACGCTCGGGCCGTGCGACTTCGGCGGCACGCTCAAGGGCGGCTACACCGCGCACGCCAAGAAGGACCCGGCGACCGGCGAACTCCACGCCGTCGCGTACTACTTCGGCTGGGAGCACCTGGAGTACACGGTGCTGAGCGCGTCCGGGCTGGTCACCCGCTCGGTGGAGATCCCGGTCGCCGACGGCCCGATGGTGCACGACCTCGCGCTGACGCAGAAGTACGTCATCGTCTACGACCTGCCCGTCACGTTCTCGATGGAAATGGCGATGTCCGGCGCCGCCCTCCCGTACGCCTGGAACGACGTGCACCCGGCGAGGATCGGCCTGCTTCCCCGTAGCGGGGACGCGACGGACGTGCGGTGGATCGACATCGAGCCGTGCTGGGTCTTCCACACCATGAACGCCTACGACGACGGCGACCGGATCGTCCTGGACCTCGTGAAGTTCCCCAGCTTCCTGCGGGACGGCCGCCTGGAGGGCAACCCGCCGCCGGTACTGGACCGCTGGACGATCGACCCCGCCGCGGGCACGGTCGCGCGGCAGACCCTCGACGACCGTCCCCAGGAGTTCCCCCGCGTCGACGAGCGCCTGACGTCCCTGCCGCACCGCTACGGCTACACCGTCGCGTCGCAGGCGGTCGGCGACGACCTCGTCGGGGAGGCGCTCCTCAAGTACGACTACCGGACGGGACGCACCGACACGCGGCTCTTCCCGGCCGGTTCGGCGGTCGGCGAGGCCGTCTTCGTCCCGGCCGCGCCCGGTTCCGGCGAGGACGACGGCTACCTGATGACCCTCGCCCACGACGCCGAACGCGCCGCCACCGACCTGGTCGTCCTCTCCGCGCAGGACTTCACCGGCGCCCCGGTGGCCGTCGTCCACCTGCCCGTCCGCGTACCGTCCGGTTTCCACGGCAACTGGCTCCCCGACGACGACTGA
- a CDS encoding maleate cis-trans isomerase family protein, protein MNYRRIGLIVPSSNTTMETEVPELLARRPGDERFTFHSSRAVLHTVDAESLRAMAGQADRCAAEVADADVDAIAYACLIAVMAQGPKAHEDAERRLRDAAAGAGCDAPVTSSAGALVRGVRRLGLSKIAIVAPYAPELTGMVVRYFAAYDIEVTAVRSLSVTDNREVGRLDPRAPLQHARGLDLGDAQGVVLSACVQMPSLAAVTEAQDTLGLPVFSAATATTRELLDALGLDPRVPGGGALLDGPLATA, encoded by the coding sequence TTGAACTACCGCCGGATCGGCCTGATCGTGCCGAGTTCCAACACGACGATGGAGACCGAGGTCCCCGAGCTGCTCGCCCGGCGGCCGGGAGACGAGCGGTTCACGTTCCATTCGAGCCGCGCCGTGCTGCACACGGTCGACGCCGAGTCGCTGCGCGCGATGGCGGGGCAGGCGGACCGGTGCGCGGCCGAGGTCGCCGACGCGGACGTGGACGCGATCGCGTACGCGTGCCTGATCGCGGTCATGGCGCAGGGCCCGAAGGCGCACGAGGACGCCGAGCGCCGGCTGCGGGACGCGGCGGCGGGCGCGGGCTGCGACGCGCCGGTGACCAGCAGCGCCGGGGCGCTGGTGCGCGGGGTGCGGCGGCTCGGCCTGTCGAAGATCGCGATCGTCGCCCCGTACGCGCCGGAACTGACCGGGATGGTCGTCCGGTACTTCGCGGCGTACGACATCGAGGTGACGGCCGTGCGGAGCCTGTCGGTCACCGACAACCGGGAGGTCGGGCGGCTCGACCCGCGCGCGCCGCTGCAGCACGCCCGCGGCCTGGACCTCGGGGACGCGCAGGGCGTGGTGCTGTCGGCGTGCGTGCAGATGCCGTCGCTCGCCGCCGTCACCGAGGCGCAGGACACCCTCGGCCTGCCGGTCTTCTCGGCGGCGACCGCGACGACGCGCGAGCTGCTGGACGCGCTCGGGCTCGACCCGCGCGTGCCCGGCGGCGGCGCGCTCCTCGACGGCCCCCTGGCGACGGCATGA
- a CDS encoding nuclear transport factor 2 family protein, producing MRPFDDIDPKEFIAGFFTDYTADLLREEDPAVVIDRYHTPDIVEVADGHRMDRDKLIAHARPVRKNRPSQRIDVHEAATNGDRLAARYTLHVLQRGKELDIEVYFFGRFAPDGRMREAHMLTRTRPAGEPEPAPAGGTAP from the coding sequence GTGCGTCCCTTCGACGACATCGACCCCAAGGAGTTCATCGCGGGCTTCTTCACCGACTACACCGCGGACCTCCTACGCGAGGAGGATCCGGCGGTGGTCATCGACCGCTACCACACGCCGGACATCGTCGAAGTGGCCGACGGCCACCGCATGGACCGGGACAAGCTCATCGCGCACGCCCGCCCGGTGCGCAAGAACCGTCCCAGCCAGCGCATCGACGTGCACGAAGCGGCCACGAACGGCGACCGGCTCGCCGCCCGGTACACGCTGCACGTGCTGCAACGCGGAAAGGAACTCGACATCGAGGTCTACTTCTTCGGGCGGTTCGCCCCCGACGGACGCATGCGCGAGGCGCACATGCTCACCCGCACCCGTCCCGCCGGTGAACCCGAGCCGGCACCGGCGGGAGGAACCGCGCCATGA
- a CDS encoding sugar O-acetyltransferase — MLAGDPYIADDPELEAASKRAIALAHRYGEVYAADQDAARPILEELLGSIAPGAHIRPPLYVDYGTYITVGSGTFANFGLTALDVAPITIGDDVQIGPNVQLLTPTHPLDPAQRRAKLEAAAPIVIEDNVWIGGGAIVLAGVTIGANSVIGAGAVVTRDVPPDVVAVGSPARVIRGL; from the coding sequence ATGCTGGCCGGGGACCCCTACATCGCCGACGACCCCGAACTGGAGGCCGCGTCCAAGCGCGCCATCGCGCTGGCCCACCGGTACGGCGAGGTGTACGCCGCCGACCAGGACGCCGCCCGTCCCATCCTCGAGGAACTGCTCGGGTCGATCGCCCCCGGCGCGCACATCCGGCCGCCGCTGTACGTCGACTACGGCACGTACATCACCGTCGGTTCGGGCACGTTCGCGAACTTCGGCCTGACCGCCCTGGACGTCGCGCCCATCACGATCGGCGACGACGTGCAGATCGGCCCGAACGTCCAGCTGCTCACCCCCACGCACCCGCTCGACCCCGCACAGCGGCGCGCGAAGCTGGAGGCCGCCGCCCCGATCGTCATCGAGGACAACGTGTGGATCGGCGGCGGCGCGATCGTCCTCGCCGGGGTCACGATCGGCGCGAACAGCGTCATCGGCGCCGGGGCGGTCGTCACCAGGGACGTCCCGCCGGACGTCGTCGCGGTGGGCAGCCCGGCCAGGGTGATCCGCGGCCTGTGA
- a CDS encoding DUF4304 domain-containing protein encodes MFAAMMKDEIAPALRGLGFVGSGVRYRLPDAGYWAQIGFQKSRSSTAETVKFTVNLSVIERDVWERARLVRGHLPERPSPNTGYVGLGWTERIGGVMAPCSDEPWWTVRRGRPTAQVAAEVVAAIGDHALPALRGRIENVGHGA; translated from the coding sequence ATGTTCGCGGCGATGATGAAGGACGAGATCGCCCCGGCCCTGCGGGGGCTCGGGTTCGTCGGGTCAGGGGTGCGGTACCGGCTTCCGGACGCCGGGTACTGGGCGCAGATCGGGTTCCAGAAGTCGCGCTCCAGCACCGCCGAAACGGTGAAATTCACCGTCAATCTGTCGGTGATCGAGCGGGACGTCTGGGAGCGGGCCCGGCTGGTGCGGGGGCATCTGCCCGAGCGTCCCAGCCCGAACACCGGTTACGTCGGCCTCGGGTGGACCGAACGCATCGGCGGGGTGATGGCGCCGTGTTCGGACGAGCCGTGGTGGACGGTCCGTCGCGGGAGGCCGACGGCACAGGTCGCCGCCGAGGTGGTCGCCGCCATCGGCGACCACGCCCTGCCGGCTCTGCGGGGGCGCATCGAGAACGTCGGTCACGGCGCGTGA
- a CDS encoding M29 family metallopeptidase yields MIDQVAFTELCRRQLALSGVHEGESVTVLSQGDERMHYADAFLNAAQSLGAKAYHMRLPAPGAAGGAWAVGASGLASNPEAVEALKSADMLVDLIFLLFSKEQTAIQDAGTRVLSAVEPPELLARLFPTEELRERVEVGQELMRKAGSLRFTNALGTDVTYRLGRYPAITEYGYTDEPGRWDHWPSGFVFTGGDDDGVDGRIVLAPGDVLLPFNTYVQSPVTITVEKGFITDIRGDLDAQMLRSYIESFDDPRGYGMSHVGWGLNENAQWHGLLPPAFPGGMGMEPRAVYGNVMFSIGPNNELGGPNDTACHFDIPMRDCSLFLDDDPIVLDGDVVVREMQPASRR; encoded by the coding sequence ATGATCGACCAGGTCGCGTTCACCGAACTGTGCCGCAGGCAGCTCGCGCTCAGCGGCGTCCACGAGGGCGAGTCGGTGACCGTGCTGTCGCAGGGCGACGAGCGGATGCACTACGCCGACGCGTTCCTGAACGCGGCGCAGTCGCTCGGCGCGAAGGCGTACCACATGCGGCTGCCCGCCCCCGGCGCCGCCGGGGGCGCGTGGGCGGTCGGCGCGTCCGGGCTCGCGTCCAACCCGGAGGCCGTCGAGGCGCTGAAGAGCGCCGACATGCTCGTCGACCTGATCTTCCTGCTGTTCTCCAAGGAGCAGACGGCGATCCAGGACGCCGGGACGCGCGTGCTGTCGGCCGTCGAGCCGCCCGAGCTGCTCGCCCGCCTGTTCCCGACCGAGGAACTGCGCGAACGCGTCGAAGTCGGGCAGGAGCTGATGCGCAAGGCGGGCTCCCTGCGGTTCACGAACGCGCTCGGCACCGACGTCACGTACCGTCTCGGCCGCTACCCGGCGATCACCGAGTACGGGTACACCGACGAGCCCGGCCGCTGGGACCACTGGCCGTCCGGCTTCGTGTTCACCGGCGGCGACGACGACGGGGTGGACGGACGCATCGTGCTCGCGCCCGGCGACGTCCTGCTCCCGTTCAACACCTACGTGCAGAGCCCCGTGACCATCACCGTCGAGAAGGGGTTCATCACCGACATCCGGGGCGACCTGGACGCGCAGATGCTCCGCTCCTACATCGAGTCGTTCGACGACCCGCGCGGCTACGGCATGTCGCACGTCGGGTGGGGCCTCAACGAGAACGCGCAGTGGCACGGGCTGCTGCCCCCGGCCTTCCCGGGCGGCATGGGCATGGAACCCCGCGCGGTCTACGGGAACGTCATGTTCTCGATCGGGCCCAACAACGAACTGGGCGGCCCCAACGACACGGCCTGCCACTTCGACATCCCCATGCGGGACTGCAGCCTCTTCCTGGACGACGACCCGATCGTCCTGGACGGCGACGTCGTCGTCCGCGAAATGCAGCCGGCGTCCCGCCGCTGA
- a CDS encoding MFS transporter yields the protein MVNAQDPPTPTPSVPHYRTLWLVLFAGWLFAYADRAITGPVVTWMIDNDVDFLQAAENPHALGGLIGSLFFAGYMLTQLPSGHLGDRYGHAAVLTVSFVWAGVATIVSGIFAGLFTFVALRVITGLGEGAFYSNDRSLVVTHTPEHKRSLGLGVAITGLAFGLTVANIAAPPLLNLGEDVLGRNDAWKLPFLVFGGLTLILSGFMWRFMRRLVQRPLRLRAPFGRLAAMAVVFCALIMALFWASDRLGIPEWLAAVAQIVLALAIVAVMQRRRGVQMASALRDRDTMLIYIAAISILWSIWLFGYWSVAIVSSAADSSLVEAGLTAAFNAGAGIIGFPVGGWLSDVAQRRGLGRRNLLIGATIGQGVLVLLFGFYLQFVGEPSLWVMGALMFGTGLFLNAVQPMSQALTADLVRPENHGSAFGMWNLIAEIGAVASPVVSGALRDATGSWTTAIYLDAALVLGSAFLYLGVRRTGPLQADTSVPSMAAGKPA from the coding sequence ATGGTGAACGCTCAAGACCCACCCACCCCCACCCCGTCCGTCCCCCACTACCGGACCCTGTGGCTGGTCCTGTTCGCCGGCTGGCTGTTCGCCTACGCCGACCGCGCGATCACCGGCCCCGTGGTCACCTGGATGATCGACAACGACGTCGACTTCCTCCAGGCGGCGGAGAACCCGCACGCCCTCGGCGGCCTCATCGGCAGCCTCTTCTTCGCGGGCTACATGCTCACCCAGCTCCCGAGCGGCCACCTCGGCGACCGCTACGGCCACGCGGCCGTCCTCACCGTCTCCTTCGTGTGGGCCGGCGTCGCCACGATCGTCAGCGGCATCTTCGCGGGCCTGTTCACGTTCGTCGCGCTGCGCGTGATCACCGGGCTCGGCGAGGGCGCGTTCTACTCCAACGACCGCTCCCTCGTCGTCACCCACACCCCCGAGCACAAGCGCAGCCTCGGCCTCGGCGTCGCCATCACCGGCCTCGCCTTCGGCCTGACCGTCGCGAACATCGCCGCGCCCCCGCTGCTGAACCTCGGCGAGGACGTCCTCGGCCGCAACGACGCGTGGAAGCTCCCGTTCCTGGTGTTCGGCGGGCTGACGCTGATCCTCTCCGGATTCATGTGGCGCTTCATGCGGCGGCTCGTGCAGCGCCCGCTGCGGCTGCGCGCCCCGTTCGGGCGCCTCGCGGCCATGGCCGTCGTGTTCTGCGCGCTGATCATGGCGCTGTTCTGGGCGAGCGACCGGCTCGGCATCCCCGAATGGCTCGCCGCGGTCGCGCAGATCGTCCTCGCGCTCGCCATCGTCGCGGTCATGCAGCGGCGCCGCGGCGTCCAGATGGCGTCCGCGCTCCGCGACCGCGACACGATGCTGATCTACATCGCGGCGATCTCCATCCTGTGGAGCATCTGGCTGTTCGGCTACTGGTCCGTCGCGATCGTGTCGTCCGCCGCCGACAGTTCGCTCGTCGAGGCCGGGCTCACCGCCGCGTTCAACGCGGGCGCCGGGATCATCGGCTTCCCCGTCGGCGGCTGGCTGTCGGACGTCGCGCAGCGCCGCGGCCTCGGCCGCCGCAACCTGCTCATCGGGGCGACGATCGGGCAGGGCGTCCTCGTCCTCCTCTTCGGCTTCTACCTGCAGTTCGTCGGAGAACCGTCGCTGTGGGTCATGGGCGCCCTGATGTTCGGCACCGGCCTGTTCCTCAACGCCGTCCAGCCGATGTCGCAGGCCCTGACCGCCGACCTCGTCCGCCCGGAGAACCACGGCTCCGCGTTCGGCATGTGGAACCTCATCGCCGAGATCGGCGCCGTCGCCAGCCCGGTCGTCAGCGGCGCCCTCCGCGACGCCACCGGAAGCTGGACGACCGCGATCTACCTCGACGCCGCGCTCGTCCTCGGCAGCGCCTTCCTCTACCTGGGCGTACGCCGCACCGGCCCCCTGCAGGCGGACACGTCCGTCCCGTCCATGGCGGCCGGCAAGCCCGCCTGA
- a CDS encoding GNAT family N-acetyltransferase yields MSPAIRPLDPRDHDAVVDLSLRAWEPVFASLANVLRPSGIFELMHPDWRADQRAAVLSVCEGGNVWVAELDDRVIGFVAVRLHPEDEMGEVYMIAVDPDHQRTGVGSRLTSFALDRIKDAGLPLAMVETGGDPGHAPARRTYERAGFVELPISRFFKRL; encoded by the coding sequence GTGTCACCAGCGATCCGGCCACTGGACCCCCGCGATCACGACGCGGTCGTCGATCTTTCCCTGCGCGCGTGGGAGCCGGTCTTCGCCTCGCTGGCGAACGTCCTGCGCCCGTCCGGCATCTTCGAGCTGATGCACCCGGACTGGCGCGCCGATCAGCGCGCGGCCGTCCTGTCCGTGTGCGAGGGCGGGAACGTGTGGGTCGCCGAACTGGACGACCGCGTGATCGGCTTCGTCGCCGTCCGCCTGCACCCGGAGGACGAGATGGGCGAGGTCTACATGATCGCCGTCGACCCCGATCACCAGCGCACCGGCGTCGGCTCGCGGTTGACGTCGTTCGCGCTCGACCGGATCAAGGACGCGGGACTGCCGCTCGCGATGGTGGAGACCGGCGGCGACCCCGGCCACGCCCCCGCCCGCCGCACCTACGAGCGCGCCGGGTTCGTCGAACTCCCGATCTCCCGGTTCTTCAAGCGGCTCTGA
- a CDS encoding alpha/beta fold hydrolase — protein MIEPKGTSEFVTVGGLRHHLLRYGDAGDPLMIVPGITSPALTAEFVALDLARDHRVHVLDVRGRGKSDTPPTGNYTLRHYADDLAGVIDALGLGDPIVVGHSMGARIAAARHVLHGARGPLVLADPPLSGPGRGPYPTSREAFRAQLDEARRGTTPDEMRRFYPKWPERELLIRAQELPSCDETAVRETHEGFETEDFFPYWERIGRPAVLIRGGASPVVTEAGAAELRRTNPDVPVVDVPGAGHMIPWDEFDGFVTAVRTFLQENRTMGGPR, from the coding sequence ATGATCGAGCCGAAGGGGACGAGCGAGTTCGTCACGGTCGGCGGGCTGCGCCACCATCTGCTCCGTTACGGCGACGCGGGCGACCCGCTCATGATCGTCCCGGGCATCACGAGCCCGGCCCTGACGGCCGAGTTCGTCGCCCTCGATCTGGCCCGCGACCACCGCGTGCACGTCCTGGACGTGCGGGGCCGGGGGAAGTCGGACACGCCTCCCACGGGGAACTACACGCTCCGCCACTACGCCGACGACCTCGCGGGCGTGATCGACGCGCTCGGGCTCGGCGACCCGATCGTGGTGGGGCATTCGATGGGCGCCCGGATCGCCGCGGCCCGGCACGTCCTGCACGGCGCGCGCGGCCCGCTCGTCCTGGCGGATCCGCCGCTGTCCGGGCCGGGGCGCGGCCCGTACCCGACGAGCCGGGAGGCGTTCCGGGCGCAGCTCGACGAGGCGCGGCGCGGCACCACCCCCGACGAGATGCGGCGCTTCTATCCGAAATGGCCGGAACGGGAGCTGCTGATCCGCGCGCAGGAGCTGCCGTCGTGCGACGAGACGGCCGTGCGCGAGACGCACGAGGGGTTCGAGACCGAGGACTTCTTCCCGTACTGGGAGCGGATCGGACGTCCGGCGGTGCTGATCCGGGGCGGTGCGAGCCCCGTCGTGACCGAGGCGGGCGCCGCCGAACTCCGCCGGACGAACCCGGACGTTCCGGTTGTGGACGTGCCGGGCGCGGGCCACATGATCCCGTGGGACGAGTTCGACGGGTTCGTCACGGCCGTCCGCACCTTCCTGCAAGAGAACCGCACGATGGGAGGCCCACGATGA